A region from the Pseudomonas cucumis genome encodes:
- a CDS encoding phage tail assembly chaperone, with amino-acid sequence MERFYSQSTGCIYLSGLHAKMPNDAVPITQERFLAVIGDPKPGKDRSHDVDGLPILIDSAPATEFELIASARRWRDEQLMATQWLVDRDRDEEAASVPLTLTTDDFHDLLDYRQELRDWPMTSGFPKETSRPLAPDWLAQTLSGA; translated from the coding sequence ATGGAACGTTTTTATAGCCAATCCACGGGTTGTATTTATTTGTCTGGATTGCATGCGAAGATGCCAAACGATGCGGTGCCTATCACTCAGGAGCGCTTTCTGGCAGTCATTGGTGACCCGAAGCCTGGCAAAGATCGTAGTCACGATGTCGATGGTTTGCCTATTCTGATCGACTCTGCTCCGGCGACCGAGTTTGAGCTGATTGCATCGGCGCGCCGGTGGCGTGACGAACAACTTATGGCTACTCAATGGCTAGTTGATCGGGATCGGGACGAGGAGGCCGCTAGTGTGCCGCTTACTTTGACCACTGATGATTTCCATGACTTACTGGATTATCGGCAGGAGTTGCGAGATTGGCCAATGACCTCTGGTTTTCCAAAAGAGACTAGTAGACCATTGGCCCCTGATTGGTTGGCACAAACACTCAGCGGAGCATGA
- the recA gene encoding recombinase RecA, with translation MDDNKKKALAAALGQIERQFGKGAVMRMGDQDRQAIPAISTGSLGLDIALGIGGLPKGRIVEIYGPESSGKTTLTLSVIAQAQKAGATCAFVDAEHALDPEYAGKLGVNVDDLLVSQPDTGEQALEITDMLVRSNAVDVIIVDSVAALVPKAEIEGEMGDMHVGLQARLMSQALRKITGNIKNANCLVIFINQIRMKIGVMFGSPETTTGGNALKFYASVRLDIRRTGAVKEGDEVVGSETRVKVVKNKVASPFRQAEFQILYGKGIYLNGEMIDLGVLHGFVEKSGAWYAYEGTKIGQGKANSAKFLADNPEIAAKLEKQLRDKLLTPAPDVKASPVKETADDLADADI, from the coding sequence ATGGACGACAACAAGAAGAAAGCCTTGGCTGCGGCCCTGGGTCAGATCGAACGTCAATTCGGCAAGGGTGCCGTAATGCGTATGGGCGATCAGGACCGTCAGGCGATCCCGGCTATTTCCACTGGCTCTCTGGGTCTGGACATCGCGCTCGGCATTGGCGGTCTGCCAAAAGGCCGTATCGTTGAGATCTACGGTCCTGAATCCTCCGGTAAAACCACCCTGACGCTGTCGGTGATCGCCCAGGCTCAAAAAGCCGGCGCGACCTGCGCATTCGTCGATGCCGAACACGCCCTCGACCCTGAGTACGCCGGCAAACTGGGCGTCAACGTCGACGACCTGCTGGTTTCCCAGCCGGACACCGGCGAACAGGCCCTGGAAATCACCGACATGCTGGTGCGTTCCAACGCGGTTGACGTGATCATCGTCGACTCCGTGGCCGCCCTGGTGCCAAAGGCAGAAATCGAAGGCGAAATGGGCGACATGCACGTGGGCCTGCAAGCCCGTCTGATGTCCCAAGCGCTGCGTAAAATCACCGGTAACATCAAGAACGCCAACTGCCTGGTGATCTTCATCAACCAGATCCGTATGAAAATCGGCGTGATGTTCGGCAGCCCGGAAACCACCACCGGTGGTAACGCGCTGAAGTTCTACGCATCGGTTCGTCTGGACATCCGCCGTACTGGCGCGGTGAAAGAAGGTGATGAAGTCGTTGGTAGCGAAACCCGCGTCAAGGTTGTGAAGAACAAGGTGGCTTCGCCGTTCCGTCAGGCCGAGTTCCAGATTCTTTACGGCAAGGGCATCTACCTCAACGGTGAGATGATCGACCTGGGTGTTCTGCACGGTTTCGTCGAGAAATCCGGTGCATGGTATGCCTACGAAGGCACCAAGATCGGTCAGGGCAAGGCCAACTCGGCCAAGTTCCTGGCGGACAACCCGGAGATCGCCGCGAAACTTGAGAAGCAACTGCGCGACAAGCTGTTGACTCCAGCACCGGACGTCAAAGCATCGCCAGTCAAAGAGACGGCTGATGACCTGGCTGACGCTGATATCTGA
- a CDS encoding gp53-like domain-containing protein, which yields MDYPKSVPSAGLVNGKFVNENPITGSAGSLIPAQWGNAVSEEMISVIQSAGLVPDEQDNSQLSAAIAIKVADSIIPVASQQEAETGIDNAKRMTSLRVFQAIAKNVQQATETIAGVARTASHSQTNEGVNDATIVTPKKLRFGFAISLTTNGYIVFPSWLGGLIIQWIGTSTLGIQGAYSSFTLAFPNACFGVFPTTLNGSAPASVSLGPKTLTGFTLYSSILPCGFGAIAIGR from the coding sequence ATGGATTATCCAAAGAGTGTACCCAGCGCAGGCTTGGTGAATGGGAAGTTTGTGAATGAGAACCCCATAACCGGATCGGCCGGCTCATTGATTCCCGCGCAGTGGGGCAATGCAGTCAGTGAAGAAATGATTAGTGTCATTCAATCTGCCGGGCTTGTGCCCGATGAGCAGGACAACTCTCAACTGAGCGCGGCGATCGCCATTAAAGTGGCAGACAGCATTATCCCTGTCGCGTCCCAACAGGAGGCAGAGACAGGCATCGATAATGCAAAGCGGATGACTTCCTTAAGAGTCTTTCAAGCAATCGCTAAAAATGTTCAGCAGGCAACCGAGACCATTGCGGGTGTGGCGAGAACAGCAAGTCATTCCCAAACCAATGAGGGGGTGAACGATGCAACGATAGTAACGCCAAAAAAATTGCGCTTCGGTTTTGCAATCAGCCTCACGACTAACGGGTATATCGTTTTTCCATCATGGCTTGGAGGCCTGATCATTCAATGGATCGGAACTTCAACACTTGGCATTCAAGGCGCTTATTCAAGTTTTACGCTTGCATTTCCAAATGCCTGTTTTGGAGTGTTTCCTACAACCCTGAATGGTTCTGCTCCAGCAAGTGTATCGTTGGGGCCTAAGACTCTGACGGGGTTCACTTTGTACTCATCGATACTGCCATGCGGTTTCGGTGCCATCGCTATAGGGCGTTAA
- a CDS encoding glycoside hydrolase family 19 protein, giving the protein MSLTQQKLLQILPNARSQAGVFISALNTAMSHRNINTPKRIAAFLAQVGHESGQLQYVRELGSTQYLSKYDTGTLAARLGNTPEPDGDGQKYRGRGLIQVTGRNNYRQCSLGLFGDERLLSLPELLEQPQWAAESAAWFWEQNGLNELADRDQFNSITRRINGGLNGLQDRLEIWARARAVLCRPSV; this is encoded by the coding sequence ATGTCCCTCACCCAACAGAAGTTATTGCAGATACTCCCCAACGCCCGCTCCCAAGCGGGCGTTTTCATTTCCGCCCTCAACACCGCCATGTCCCACCGCAACATCAACACCCCGAAACGCATCGCCGCCTTCCTCGCGCAAGTCGGTCACGAATCGGGGCAGTTGCAGTACGTACGCGAACTGGGCAGCACGCAATACCTGAGCAAATACGACACCGGCACCCTGGCCGCCCGGTTGGGCAACACTCCGGAACCCGACGGCGACGGTCAAAAGTACCGTGGCCGAGGCCTGATCCAGGTCACCGGGCGTAACAACTACCGCCAATGCAGTCTCGGCCTGTTTGGCGATGAACGTCTGCTGTCTCTGCCTGAGCTGTTGGAGCAGCCCCAATGGGCGGCCGAATCAGCAGCATGGTTCTGGGAGCAAAATGGCCTGAATGAATTGGCCGACCGCGACCAGTTCAACAGCATCACCCGCCGGATAAACGGTGGGCTGAACGGCTTGCAGGATCGTCTGGAAATCTGGGCGCGGGCGAGGGCGGTGCTATGCCGGCCTTCGGTCTGA
- a CDS encoding CinA family protein: MKDITQLAAELGRRLQVLNAHVTTAESCTGGGIAEAITRIPGSSAWFEAGYVTYSNRQKTQQLDVPPELFPTVGAVSREVVEAMVRGAQEKSRARFAVAVSGVAGPDGGSPSKPVGTVWLAWGVGEQVFSEVQYFPGNRDEVRRQTVKAALEGLLRYAAGEISNQG; encoded by the coding sequence GTGAAAGATATCACTCAGCTGGCCGCTGAACTTGGCAGACGCTTGCAGGTTCTCAATGCCCACGTCACCACCGCCGAATCCTGTACCGGTGGCGGGATTGCCGAGGCGATCACCCGTATTCCGGGGAGTTCGGCGTGGTTCGAGGCCGGTTATGTCACGTACTCCAACCGCCAGAAAACCCAGCAACTGGATGTCCCGCCCGAATTGTTTCCAACGGTCGGGGCGGTCAGTCGCGAGGTGGTCGAGGCCATGGTTCGCGGCGCCCAGGAAAAAAGCCGGGCGCGTTTTGCCGTGGCGGTCAGCGGTGTAGCCGGGCCGGATGGCGGTTCGCCGAGCAAGCCTGTGGGCACGGTGTGGCTGGCCTGGGGCGTCGGCGAGCAGGTGTTCAGCGAGGTGCAGTACTTTCCCGGTAACCGTGACGAGGTCCGCCGACAAACGGTGAAGGCCGCGCTAGAGGGGCTGTTGCGGTATGCCGCTGGAGAAATCTCAAATCAGGGGTAG
- a CDS encoding LOG family protein, protein MPYQPNDLLSRHFQESGHDLTSKVEEQLNLVSPNSPNIPIYRDMILTVLRMAQEDHNRWNAKITLQALRELEHAFRVMEQFKGRRKVTVFGSARTPIEHPLYGLARELGAALARSDMMVITGAGGGIMAAAHEGAGLEHSLGFNITLPFEQHANPTVNGTGNLLPFHFFFTRKLFFVKEADALVLCPGGFGTLDEALEVLTLIQTGKSPLVPVVLLDAPGGKFWQGALDFIHHQLEENRYILPTDMKLLSLVYSAEEAVEQINQFYSNFHSSRWLKHQFVIRMNHKLSDRALEHMQEAFADLCLSDHFHQHAYSGEEHDEAQFSHLARLAFTFNARDHGRLRELVDYINLPENWAQSKPQAQQRTREPSKVT, encoded by the coding sequence ATGCCTTACCAACCGAATGACCTCCTGAGCCGTCATTTTCAAGAAAGCGGCCACGACCTCACCAGCAAGGTCGAAGAACAACTCAACCTGGTTTCACCCAACAGCCCCAACATCCCGATTTACCGCGACATGATCCTGACTGTGCTGCGCATGGCCCAGGAAGATCACAACCGCTGGAATGCCAAGATCACCCTGCAAGCCTTGCGCGAACTCGAGCATGCATTCCGTGTGATGGAGCAGTTCAAGGGACGACGCAAAGTCACCGTTTTCGGCTCGGCCCGCACGCCGATAGAACACCCGTTGTACGGTTTGGCCCGAGAGCTTGGCGCCGCGTTGGCGCGCTCGGACATGATGGTCATCACCGGTGCCGGTGGCGGCATCATGGCGGCGGCCCATGAAGGTGCCGGCCTGGAACACAGCCTGGGATTCAATATCACCCTGCCCTTCGAGCAACATGCCAATCCCACGGTCAATGGCACCGGGAATCTACTGCCCTTCCACTTTTTCTTTACCCGCAAGCTGTTCTTCGTCAAGGAAGCCGATGCGCTGGTCCTGTGCCCGGGCGGTTTCGGTACGCTGGATGAAGCGCTGGAAGTGCTGACCCTGATCCAGACCGGCAAAAGCCCATTGGTGCCCGTGGTGCTACTGGATGCGCCGGGCGGCAAGTTCTGGCAAGGCGCGCTGGATTTCATTCACCACCAACTGGAGGAGAATCGCTACATCCTGCCAACCGACATGAAGCTGTTGAGTCTGGTCTACAGTGCCGAAGAAGCAGTGGAGCAGATCAATCAGTTCTACAGCAACTTCCACTCCAGCCGCTGGCTCAAGCATCAGTTCGTGATTCGCATGAACCACAAACTCAGCGACCGGGCACTCGAACACATGCAAGAGGCCTTCGCCGACCTGTGCCTGAGCGATCATTTCCATCAACACGCCTACAGCGGTGAGGAGCACGACGAAGCACAGTTCAGCCATCTGGCGCGACTGGCCTTCACCTTCAACGCCCGTGATCATGGCCGTCTACGGGAGTTGGTGGATTACATCAACCTGCCGGAAAACTGGGCGCAATCCAAACCCCAGGCGCAACAACGCACACGGGAACCGTCCAAGGTAACGTGA
- a CDS encoding tRNA-uridine aminocarboxypropyltransferase, with protein sequence MNHAPNAVARLRDQREEEGIKPIQARGWRATRCRACRVIESHCLCAWRPQVDTRSGVCLIMTNKEVFKPSNTGWLIADVVRDNHAFIWSRTEVDEQLLALLADPQWQPYLVFPGEYVEPERVTHSVEVDSTKRPLFILLDATWTEARKIFRKSPYFDAFPILSLLPEKLSRYRLRRSTRSEHLCTAEVAALCLDLAGDTDAASALDAYFDVFSQHYLDAKHQLDMNVATPAHAELMPFVQHAAPVIC encoded by the coding sequence ATGAACCACGCCCCCAATGCCGTAGCCCGCTTGCGCGATCAGCGAGAGGAAGAGGGCATCAAGCCGATTCAGGCCCGTGGCTGGCGAGCAACCCGTTGCCGTGCCTGCCGTGTGATCGAGAGCCACTGTCTGTGCGCCTGGCGCCCGCAGGTCGACACCCGTAGCGGCGTGTGCCTGATCATGACCAATAAAGAAGTGTTTAAACCAAGCAATACCGGTTGGCTGATTGCCGATGTGGTGCGCGACAACCATGCATTCATCTGGTCACGTACTGAAGTCGATGAACAACTGCTGGCGCTGTTGGCCGACCCGCAATGGCAGCCATATCTGGTGTTTCCGGGCGAATACGTCGAGCCCGAGCGAGTTACCCACAGCGTCGAGGTCGATAGCACCAAGCGTCCATTGTTCATTCTGCTGGACGCCACCTGGACCGAAGCCCGGAAGATTTTCCGCAAAAGCCCCTATTTTGATGCGTTCCCGATTCTGAGCCTGCTTCCTGAGAAACTTTCACGGTACCGATTGCGCAGGTCCACTCGTAGCGAGCACCTGTGCACGGCCGAAGTGGCGGCGCTATGCCTCGATCTTGCTGGTGATACAGACGCTGCATCGGCACTGGACGCTTATTTTGATGTGTTCAGCCAGCATTACCTGGACGCTAAACATCAACTGGATATGAATGTTGCAACACCGGCCCATGCCGAGCTGATGCCCTTTGTGCAGCACGCGGCGCCCGTCATCTGCTGA
- the recX gene encoding recombination regulator RecX, whose amino-acid sequence MTAVLDTLVAVRRTAMDLLARREHGRVELTRKLRQRGALPEMIDTALDRLTEEGLLSESRYLESFVSYRARSGYGPLRIREELSQRGLQRTDVELALRESGINWQEQLEDTWRRKFSGHLPIDARERAKQGRFLSYRGYSMEMISRLFSGRGMDD is encoded by the coding sequence ATGACCGCCGTACTCGATACACTCGTCGCGGTGCGGCGAACCGCAATGGACCTGCTCGCGCGACGCGAGCACGGTCGAGTCGAGCTGACGCGTAAACTGCGTCAGCGCGGCGCCCTCCCTGAAATGATCGACACAGCACTCGACCGCTTGACGGAAGAGGGCCTGTTGTCCGAGTCCCGTTACCTCGAGAGCTTTGTTTCTTACCGTGCCCGTTCCGGTTATGGCCCTTTGCGAATTCGTGAAGAGTTGAGCCAGCGCGGGCTGCAACGTACCGACGTCGAATTGGCGTTACGCGAGAGCGGTATCAACTGGCAGGAACAACTGGAAGACACCTGGCGGCGCAAATTTTCGGGGCATTTACCGATAGACGCCCGGGAACGTGCCAAACAGGGCAGGTTCCTGAGTTATCGGGGGTACTCCATGGAAATGATCAGCCGCTTGTTCAGCGGCCGAGGGATGGACGATTGA
- a CDS encoding diacylglycerol kinase, protein MSPFKGQTGLKRILNASGYSLDGLRAAFTGEAAFRQLVLLNVILIPLSFFLNVSRVEQALLIAVCLLALIVELLNSAVEAAIDRISLELHPLSKNAKDMGSAAQFVALSMIALVWAVILL, encoded by the coding sequence ATGTCACCTTTCAAAGGCCAGACCGGCCTCAAACGCATCCTCAACGCCTCGGGCTACTCCCTGGACGGCCTGCGCGCGGCCTTCACCGGTGAAGCGGCCTTCCGGCAACTGGTGTTGCTCAACGTTATCCTGATTCCGCTGTCGTTCTTCCTGAACGTCAGCCGTGTCGAGCAGGCGCTGCTGATTGCAGTCTGCCTGTTGGCCTTGATCGTCGAGTTGCTCAATTCGGCGGTGGAAGCGGCCATTGACCGCATTTCCCTTGAGTTGCATCCACTGTCCAAGAACGCCAAGGACATGGGCAGCGCCGCTCAATTCGTTGCGTTGAGCATGATCGCGCTGGTGTGGGCGGTGATTCTGCTTTAG
- a CDS encoding PA3611 family quorum-sensing-regulated virulence factor: protein MLRLIVPTAAVLLASSFSAQAASLSEQNLNRELRNVAVQSSVGTPRAINEDILDQGYTVEGKQLINHLSVQSSHADKMRADPKAVYFQLGASVCRNEGFRKLMAKGAIMRYDFTEVKTNRPVGSASFQESDCPKATPTKKK, encoded by the coding sequence ATGCTGCGCCTTATCGTTCCCACCGCTGCCGTTTTGCTGGCGTCGTCCTTCAGTGCCCAGGCTGCGTCCTTGAGTGAGCAGAATCTGAACAGAGAGCTGCGAAACGTCGCCGTACAAAGCAGTGTCGGCACGCCACGTGCGATCAACGAAGACATTCTGGATCAGGGTTATACCGTCGAAGGCAAACAGCTGATCAACCATCTGAGCGTTCAAAGCAGCCACGCCGACAAAATGCGCGCCGATCCGAAAGCCGTGTACTTCCAGCTAGGCGCCTCCGTCTGCAGAAACGAAGGCTTCCGCAAGCTGATGGCCAAAGGTGCGATCATGCGTTATGACTTCACCGAAGTGAAAACCAACCGCCCGGTCGGCTCCGCAAGCTTCCAGGAATCGGATTGCCCGAAAGCGACCCCGACGAAGAAGAAGTAA
- a CDS encoding phage tail assembly chaperone, with the protein MAVYARVEDGVVVELVDTGDYEVNQLFAPDFLTSMVCVPEGVDVKPGTSISDIGQTFELPVVLGASGTTDTSNTKSEDPLAQERVWRQSILAASQWLTTRHRDEQELGRVTTLTVKQYLELLEYRQALRDWPAAESFPAIAARPEVPGCLAGVLSEASSFS; encoded by the coding sequence ATGGCCGTTTATGCACGTGTAGAAGATGGAGTCGTTGTTGAGTTGGTTGATACGGGTGACTACGAGGTCAACCAATTATTTGCTCCGGATTTTCTGACCTCGATGGTATGTGTGCCCGAAGGTGTTGATGTAAAGCCAGGCACTTCGATTAGCGATATAGGACAGACCTTCGAGCTTCCCGTTGTATTGGGTGCATCAGGTACGACTGATACGTCGAATACAAAGAGTGAAGATCCATTGGCGCAGGAACGTGTCTGGCGCCAATCCATTCTGGCGGCCAGTCAATGGCTGACGACGCGCCATCGTGATGAGCAGGAGCTTGGACGCGTGACAACGCTCACGGTGAAACAGTACCTGGAGTTGCTTGAGTACCGACAAGCGTTGCGCGACTGGCCTGCCGCTGAAAGCTTTCCAGCTATAGCTGCCCGGCCGGAGGTTCCAGGCTGCCTGGCAGGTGTTTTGTCAGAAGCATCAAGTTTTAGTTGA
- the erdR gene encoding response regulator transcription factor ErdR yields the protein MATYEILIADDHPLFRSALHQALTLGLGPDVRLVEVASIAELETRLDEKADWDLVLLDLNMPGAYGFSGLVLLRGQYPQIPVVMVSAQEEASIMVKSREFGASGFIPKSSDLSVIQKAVRAVLDGDVFWPPQAFEAVSVSAEAKAASEGLASLTPQQFRVLTMVCEGLLNKQIAYELDVSEATIKAHVTAIFRKLNVRTRTQAALLLQQLESISSN from the coding sequence ATGGCCACATACGAAATCCTGATTGCCGATGACCATCCTCTTTTTCGTAGCGCCCTGCATCAAGCGTTGACCCTGGGCCTAGGCCCGGATGTCCGTCTGGTGGAAGTGGCGAGCATTGCCGAGCTGGAAACCCGTCTGGACGAAAAGGCCGACTGGGATCTGGTACTGCTGGACCTGAACATGCCGGGGGCGTACGGCTTTTCCGGGTTGGTGCTGTTGCGTGGGCAGTACCCGCAGATTCCGGTGGTGATGGTGTCGGCTCAGGAAGAAGCGTCGATCATGGTGAAATCCCGTGAATTCGGCGCCAGCGGATTCATTCCCAAGTCCAGTGATTTGAGCGTCATTCAGAAAGCCGTACGCGCGGTGCTGGATGGCGACGTTTTCTGGCCGCCCCAGGCCTTCGAAGCGGTCAGCGTTTCCGCCGAAGCCAAGGCCGCCAGCGAAGGCCTTGCCAGCCTGACACCCCAGCAGTTCCGGGTGTTGACCATGGTCTGTGAAGGTTTGTTGAACAAGCAGATTGCTTACGAGTTGGATGTTTCCGAAGCGACGATCAAGGCCCATGTCACGGCCATTTTCCGTAAGCTGAATGTGCGGACCCGGACTCAGGCAGCGCTGCTCTTGCAACAACTTGAGTCAATTTCGAGCAACTAA
- a CDS encoding lysis system i-spanin subunit Rz, producing the protein MPAFGLIGWRLIGLLVLAGCSAALAWQFQDWRYGRQLAEQARLHAETLNQLTLRAATQQQAEQDKRLALEQRLSASEQTHYRALSDAERDQGRLRDRIATADVRLSVLLDAHDAASTCAVPAASGTGGVDHGAPRARLDPAHAQRIIVITDAGDSGLIALQACQAYVRALAR; encoded by the coding sequence ATGCCGGCCTTCGGTCTGATCGGCTGGCGACTGATCGGCCTGCTGGTGCTGGCCGGTTGTTCGGCGGCATTGGCCTGGCAGTTTCAGGATTGGCGCTACGGCCGGCAACTGGCGGAGCAGGCCAGGCTGCACGCCGAGACCCTTAATCAACTGACATTGAGGGCGGCTACCCAGCAACAGGCCGAGCAGGACAAGCGCCTGGCCCTGGAACAACGGCTTTCGGCCAGTGAACAAACCCATTATCGAGCGCTTAGCGATGCCGAACGTGATCAAGGTCGCCTGCGCGATCGTATTGCCACTGCTGATGTGCGCTTGTCAGTCCTCCTCGATGCCCATGACGCTGCCTCTACCTGCGCAGTGCCAGCCGCCTCCGGCACCGGCGGCGTGGATCATGGCGCCCCGCGCGCCCGACTTGACCCGGCGCATGCTCAACGAATTATCGTCATCACCGACGCAGGCGATAGCGGACTGATTGCCCTGCAGGCGTGTCAGGCCTATGTCAGAGCCCTCGCTCGCTAA
- the fpr gene encoding ferredoxin-NADP reductase, protein MSNMNHERVLSVHHWNDTLFSFKCTRDPGLRFENGQFVMIGLQQPNGRPLMRAYSIASPNWEEHLEFFSIKVPDGPLTSQLQHLKEGDEIIISKKPTGTLVLDDLKPGKHLYLLSTGTGLAPFMSVIQDPETYERFEKVILCHGVRYVNEVAYREFITEHLPQNEFFGEALRDKLIYYPTVTREPFENEGRLTDLMRSGKLFSDIGLPPINPQDDRAMLCGSPSMLDETSEVLNSFGLKVSPRMREPGDYLIERAFVEK, encoded by the coding sequence ATGAGCAACATGAACCACGAGCGTGTCCTCAGTGTTCACCACTGGAACGACACTCTGTTCAGCTTCAAGTGCACCCGCGATCCGGGCCTGCGCTTCGAGAACGGTCAGTTCGTGATGATCGGCCTGCAACAGCCCAATGGCCGCCCGCTTATGCGCGCTTACTCGATTGCCAGCCCGAACTGGGAAGAGCATCTCGAGTTCTTCAGCATCAAGGTGCCTGATGGCCCGCTGACTTCCCAGTTGCAGCATCTGAAGGAAGGCGACGAGATCATCATCAGCAAAAAGCCTACCGGCACGCTGGTGCTGGATGACTTGAAGCCTGGCAAACATTTGTACCTGCTCAGCACCGGTACCGGTCTGGCGCCGTTCATGAGCGTCATCCAGGACCCGGAAACCTACGAGCGTTTCGAAAAAGTGATCCTGTGCCACGGCGTGCGTTACGTCAATGAAGTCGCTTACCGCGAGTTCATCACCGAGCACCTGCCGCAGAACGAGTTCTTCGGCGAGGCGCTGCGTGACAAGTTGATCTACTACCCGACCGTGACCCGCGAGCCATTCGAGAACGAAGGCCGCCTGACCGACCTGATGCGCAGCGGCAAGCTGTTCAGCGACATCGGTCTGCCACCGATCAACCCGCAGGACGACCGCGCCATGCTGTGCGGTAGCCCGAGCATGCTCGACGAAACCAGCGAAGTGTTGAACAGCTTCGGCCTGAAAGTTTCGCCGCGGATGCGCGAGCCGGGTGATTACCTGATCGAGCGTGCGTTCGTCGAGAAGTAA
- a CDS encoding LysR family transcriptional regulator: MRFTLRQLQVFVAVAQQESVSRAALTLNLSQSAASTSITELERQCSCQLFDRAGKRLSLNALGKQLLPQAVALLDQAKEIEDLLNGKSGFGSLAVGATLTIGNYLATLLIGSFMQRHPESQVKLHVQNTANIVQQVAHYEIDLGLIEGDCSHPDIEVQSWVEDELVVFCAPQHPLAKRGIATVEELSHEAWILREQGSGTRLTFDQAMRHHRSALNIRLELEHTEAIKRAVESGLGIGCISRLALRDAFRRGSLVPVETPDLDLARQFYFIWHKQKYQTSAMREFLDLCRAFTAGVQRSDEIVLPTIA, translated from the coding sequence ATGCGATTTACTCTCCGTCAACTTCAAGTATTCGTCGCCGTCGCCCAGCAGGAAAGCGTATCCCGTGCTGCCCTGACGCTCAACCTCTCGCAATCGGCGGCCAGCACCTCGATCACCGAGCTAGAGCGTCAGTGCAGCTGCCAGCTGTTTGATCGCGCCGGCAAACGGCTGAGCCTCAACGCCCTCGGCAAACAGCTGTTGCCGCAAGCGGTGGCCCTGCTCGATCAGGCCAAGGAAATCGAAGACCTGCTCAACGGCAAGTCCGGTTTCGGCTCTCTGGCGGTCGGCGCGACCCTGACCATCGGCAATTACCTCGCAACGCTGCTGATCGGCAGCTTCATGCAGCGCCATCCGGAAAGCCAAGTGAAGCTGCATGTGCAGAACACTGCCAACATCGTGCAACAGGTCGCGCACTATGAAATTGATCTGGGTCTAATCGAAGGCGATTGCAGCCATCCGGACATCGAAGTGCAGAGTTGGGTCGAGGATGAGCTAGTGGTGTTCTGTGCGCCCCAGCATCCGCTGGCCAAACGCGGTATAGCGACCGTGGAGGAGCTGAGTCATGAGGCGTGGATTCTCCGCGAGCAAGGCTCGGGCACACGACTGACGTTCGACCAGGCCATGCGACACCATCGCAGCGCGCTGAACATTCGCCTGGAGCTGGAACACACCGAAGCGATCAAGCGCGCGGTGGAATCAGGTTTGGGGATTGGCTGCATTTCGCGCCTGGCGCTGCGCGATGCGTTCCGCCGCGGCAGCCTGGTGCCGGTGGAAACACCGGATCTGGACCTGGCGCGACAGTTTTATTTCATCTGGCACAAACAGAAATATCAGACATCGGCCATGCGCGAATTCCTCGACCTGTGCCGCGCGTTCACCGCCGGGGTTCAGCGCAGCGACGAGATCGTCCTGCCCACCATCGCCTAA